The Montipora capricornis isolate CH-2021 chromosome 3, ASM3666992v2, whole genome shotgun sequence genome includes the window GCTTTTTCCACCTGCTGTTTTTTGGGggggttttcgtgtccggctTTGGTGCTTCTGTTCTTTCGTTTATATATAATACTCGATATTTGTACATTTCTGTATATATGTTGAATAAACGGCACGGTGGCTTGGCTGGTCCACGCGCCCATATATGAACATTGTTGTCTTGCATGTACCAGTTGAGTAACGGAGGCAAAATTCGATCAGCTTGCTTCTTGCATCTCccacacacaaaatctctccCCAACCTCGAGGTCACCCTCTTTACTTTCGCGCATCTTCCATGGATCCATTTCCCACATTTCACACACAACACGGAATTTGCTATTACTCGCTACCCACAAATACCACATGGATCTACCTTACTCACAGACACCTCACCTTCTACCCCACTCACTACCACTTTTGGTTCTTCCCGAGGTTCACCTTCAGCCCCTTGCTCTCGATTGCGTCCTTCCATTTCCAGAACTTCTCCCTCAGTCCCTCCATCGTCTCACTCATCAAAACCaagtcatctgcatacaacatCTCACTCATCAAACCATTTCTCACACTCTCCGTAACCACGTCAACCACGATCGCAAAAACCAACGGCGACAACACGGATCCCTGGTGCACACCAACTTTCACCTCAAACTCCTCGGACAACTCTAGCCCAACTCTGACTCTTGTCTTTGCACCTTCATACAAACTCATcactgctctcaccattgcctcTGGTATACCTCTCTTCCTCATTGCCCACTCCAATACCTTTCTTGGGACCCTGTCAAATGCCTTCTCCAGGTCAACGAAGCACATATACAACTTCTTCTCATTGTGCAAGTACTCCTCTTGTAACCTCCTCAAAATGAACACTGCATCTATCTTTCCTTTGCCTGGCATAAAACCGAATTGCATCTCGTCCACTTTCACCATACGTCGCAATCTCCTCTCTAGCACCTTTTGTACAATCCTCATTGCATGCTCTAGCAACTTCACCCCCTATATGTCCCACAACCCATTGCATCCCCTTTCCCTTTGAAAATCGGTACCACAACACTCAGCGCCCACTCATCCGGTATTCCTCTTCCATCCAGCACACCCTGACACAGCTCTACCATCACACCAATCCCGATCTCCCCACTCGCCGCTATCGTTTCAACACATACCTCCGAGGGTCCAGCAGCCTTTCCCTCTTTCATTTCCCCCATCGCCTTCACCACTTCTTCCCGACTAACCCTCTCAACTGGCCCTTCCACTAAGTCCGCTTCTACATTCTGATCCCACTCATTCTCTTCATTCATAATTCTTTCCATGTGCTCTTTCCAGACTTTCCCCCTATATTTCTCACTGAAACTGAGCCTACCGTCGCTTCCTCTCATGCATCGTCCTCGCTCAACATCTTTCCCATCCTTTTTCATTGACTTCAGAAGCTTAAACACCTTGTTTGGATGCTCACTCAGCCCTCACATCTCCCGCTCAGCTGCCTCCTTCATTGCTTTTGCAACCGCCTTCTTTGCCCGATTCTTCATGTTCTTGTATCAGGCCTTGTTTGCCTCAGTCCCACTTTTACGCATCTCCTTATGCGCATCCTTCATTCTCGCTATCGTTTCCTTCACGTCCTCGTTTCACCACGTGACCCCTTGATCTCTCCTCCCTTTCTTCTTCCCACATACTTCATCACATGCCTTTTAAGGTACACGGTCACGGTCTGCGCATGCTCGTGCAGCtgatcgaaacttgaaaaagtcagcgtgacgtttttcaagttactggcaatcacaaattcaaaatggcgtctagcGGTAAACGCATCAACTTAGGGCAGAAACGAAAGGTCGAAGACAGAGGGGAATTTGCTTTAGATAAAGATAGCATTTGCTTTaaataaacttgatttaatgcaAAATGTATGCAGAATTTTTCAACTTACCAATATTTCCATAATGCCGGTCGAGCGTGACTAGTCTCGGAGAGAGTCAATGCTACTGCGCATGTCAAcccgtgacagtgtccctttaacaCCCTTTCcttaaaacattttcacaagTCCGGTGCATCAGCGCTTACCAGCTCTCCTACAGTACTCTTCCTTGAAATCTTGCCCTTGTATCGTCTTCATTCAGCTTCCAAACCTTCCTTCTTTCAATCGCTTTCTTTCTCACCACCTTCCTCACCTTCTTCTCTACCAGATCCGTGACCACCAACCTGTGCTGAAGCTCACCTGGGATGACCTTCACATCTCTCAGATACTTTCTATTTCCCTTTCCCACCATTTTCCCCTGCGCTGTAGgtcacttttcttttctccCCTTTTCTGAGCCATGTGTTTGCGACAGACAACTCCTTTTCATCACAAAACTCTAAAAACATCTTTCCTTCCACATTTCTCTCCCCAAGTCCATTAGTTCATTTCCTCCATGCACACCCTCATAACCCTCAATCCGTCTCCCAACATGTCCATTAAAGTCACCCATACCCAATACCAGCTCACCCATGTTGTGCAGATCCCACTCACTCCTCAAATCATCATAAAAACGCTATTTCTCTGCACCCGTTCTGCCATTTTGCGGACCATACACATATGTAATTCTCACCACTTCTTCCTCAAGTGCCATCACCACCGTCATCACTCTGTCGCCCTTCCTTCGCATCTCCACAACCTTCTCACACAGCTCCTCCTTCAACAAAACTCCCACACCTCCAGTACCATCACTATTTCCAGACCACCACCACATATCTCCTACCCTTCACACCCATAGACCGCGCTCCTTGTCCTCTCCACCTCACTTCCTGTAGACAACACACATCCATCCTCCTCTTCCTCAGTTCCTCACACACCTCTGTACCTCTCCCGATCATACTCCCTACATTCCAAgtccccacccccaccccaaGCCGCTCATCAGACTTCCCATCATTCTGCAAGCAGTGCTTGCGCGGCCCAAGGTCAGGGGTTCCACCTTTCTATTTGTGGTAGGCAAGTGCGGCCCACCCCAGCCTTTGGGCTGGCTGGTGCCCATGTTTTCCTGCTGTCATCATGAGGGTTTTATTGGAGCGCATAGTTTCTGCGGGGAGCATGCCCTTGCTTACCCCCAACCTCGGTTTTCGGACACGAGTGGTCCCGGAAAACTAGCTCTGGAAGGCAGGGAATCTACTCCCTGAGACCCCATATGGAGTTCCCTTCCTgattttaaacttattttaaaCTTACATTATTTTCGGTTTCTTGTCAATTCTTTGAATTGGATGCTTGTGAAGGGGTggctcgaaaacgaagaccctaaaACTTTAAGACCTTTTAAACTTTAAGGAAGGAGAATTGAGGAGATGCGGgatatatttttgaaaataggaatgcattgcgtacgtgtggtagtgcagtaccTTGACAGTGTTTTTCTCCATAACAGTCAATTGAGCTGCGATTTGTTTTTCGGGAGAATTATTTTGTCCTTTcgtgatattgtttt containing:
- the LOC138040215 gene encoding uncharacterized protein, with the protein product MWWWSGNSDGTGGVGVLLKEELCEKVVEMRRKGDRVMTVVMALEEEVDGKDVERGRCMRGSDGRLSFSEKYRGKVWKEHMERIMNEENEWDQNVEADLVEGPVERVSREEVVKAMGEMKEGKAAGPSEVCVETIAASGEIGIGVMVELCQGVLDGRGIPDEWALSVVVPIFKGKGDAMGCGTYRG